A single Candidatus Auribacterota bacterium DNA region contains:
- the argJ gene encoding bifunctional glutamate N-acetyltransferase/amino-acid acetyltransferase ArgJ — protein MQKAFGHITAARGFRAAGICCGIKAGVRDLALLVSEARAAAAGTFTTNSFCAAPVILSRERLRSGRARAIVVNSGCANAATGRAGMRDAEVVTRDVARLLSIDRADVLAASTGRIGRRLPIDKIRSGLGELIGRLSVAGGRDAARAILTTDTCPKEALARRVIGRREITVGGMAKGAGMIHPKMATMLAFITTDAAVTPRCLKELLRESVEKSFNRISVDGDRSTNDSVFILASGLAGNPVIERKDSKDGRLFSGALDEITATLAEKVVRDGEGASKFIEIMVRGARDRGEAKRLGFAIANSPLFKTAMYGEEPNWGRILSALGGADVALSPERVSVALQGECVFRRGAPAGADEGALRTRMRAKCISVVITLERGRDEERILTCDLTPGYVELNKT, from the coding sequence ATGCAAAAGGCGTTCGGGCATATCACTGCGGCCAGGGGATTCCGGGCGGCGGGAATCTGCTGCGGCATAAAGGCGGGAGTGAGGGATCTCGCCCTCCTCGTTTCTGAGGCCCGTGCGGCAGCAGCGGGGACATTCACGACGAACAGCTTTTGCGCGGCCCCGGTCATCCTGAGCCGCGAGCGCCTGCGGTCCGGGCGGGCCCGGGCGATCGTCGTCAACAGCGGCTGCGCGAACGCCGCCACGGGCCGGGCGGGGATGCGCGATGCGGAAGTGGTCACGCGCGACGTGGCGAGGTTGCTCTCGATCGATCGCGCGGATGTGCTCGCCGCATCCACCGGGCGCATAGGCCGGCGCCTCCCCATTGACAAGATACGGTCGGGGCTCGGCGAGCTCATCGGACGCCTGAGCGTGGCGGGGGGGCGCGATGCAGCGCGCGCAATCCTCACCACCGATACCTGCCCCAAAGAGGCGCTCGCGCGCAGGGTCATCGGCCGCAGGGAGATCACCGTGGGGGGTATGGCCAAGGGCGCGGGCATGATCCATCCGAAGATGGCGACCATGCTCGCCTTCATCACTACAGACGCCGCCGTCACCCCGCGTTGCCTCAAGGAGCTCCTTCGCGAGAGCGTGGAGAAGAGCTTCAACCGCATTTCGGTTGACGGTGACCGGAGCACGAACGATTCGGTTTTTATCCTCGCGAGCGGCCTCGCGGGAAACCCCGTGATCGAACGAAAGGATTCAAAAGACGGGCGGTTGTTCTCCGGCGCGCTGGACGAGATCACCGCGACGCTCGCGGAGAAGGTCGTCCGTGACGGCGAGGGGGCTTCAAAGTTCATAGAGATCATGGTGCGCGGGGCCCGCGACCGGGGCGAGGCGAAGAGGCTCGGGTTCGCGATCGCGAACTCGCCCCTCTTCAAAACGGCCATGTATGGTGAGGAACCCAACTGGGGACGGATCCTCTCCGCCCTCGGAGGGGCGGATGTGGCGCTCAGTCCGGAGCGGGTCAGTGTGGCGCTTCAGGGCGAGTGCGTGTTCAGGCGGGGCGCCCCCGCCGGGGCAGATGAAGGGGCGCTGCGCACGCGCATGAGGGCGAAGTGTATCAGCGTAGTCATTACTCTGGAGAGGGGCAGGGACGAGGAGAGGATTCTCACCTGTGATCTGACGCCTGGGTATGTGGAGTTGAACAAAACGTAA
- the argC gene encoding N-acetyl-gamma-glutamyl-phosphate reductase encodes MTRVAIVGATGYTGGELLDILIRHPRVKVTSLTAKLDKAVPIDDEFPRFKGRVDLPCTPLEVADVCEKADLVFLSLPHGVSMKFALSFHREGKKIIDLSADFRFTDPAIFEEWYGVNHEVKELLSEAVYGLPELHAEEIRKSRLIANPGCYPTGAILALAPLFHHRLVALDDVIVDSKSGVTGAGRKASLALSFGECSESFRAYRVGRHQHTPEIEGELSRISGAPIHILFTPHLVPMNRGILTTAYLKPLKSISAEDIIALYAKFYARAPFVRVMESGKLVDTKNVRGLNYCDISVVVDSRTDRIVILSAIDNLVKGAAGQAVQNMNLICGFPETMGLV; translated from the coding sequence ATGACACGTGTGGCGATTGTCGGCGCAACCGGATATACGGGAGGGGAGCTGCTTGACATTCTGATCAGGCACCCCCGGGTGAAGGTGACGTCTCTCACGGCAAAGCTCGATAAAGCGGTCCCGATTGACGACGAGTTCCCGCGCTTCAAGGGGCGCGTTGATCTGCCTTGTACGCCGCTTGAGGTCGCCGATGTCTGCGAGAAGGCGGATCTCGTGTTCCTCTCCCTCCCCCACGGCGTATCTATGAAATTCGCGCTCTCGTTCCACCGGGAGGGGAAGAAGATCATCGATCTCAGCGCTGATTTTCGCTTCACCGATCCCGCCATATTTGAAGAGTGGTACGGAGTGAACCATGAGGTAAAGGAACTTCTGAGCGAGGCGGTGTACGGCCTCCCCGAGCTGCACGCGGAGGAGATCAGGAAGTCCCGGCTGATCGCGAACCCGGGCTGCTATCCCACCGGTGCGATCCTCGCCCTCGCGCCGCTCTTCCACCATCGGCTGGTCGCGCTGGATGACGTGATCGTCGACTCAAAGTCAGGTGTCACGGGAGCGGGGAGGAAGGCCTCCCTCGCGTTGAGCTTCGGAGAGTGCAGCGAGAGCTTCAGGGCGTACCGGGTGGGGCGGCACCAGCATACCCCCGAGATAGAGGGGGAGCTCAGCAGGATCTCAGGCGCCCCCATCCATATTCTCTTTACCCCTCACCTGGTGCCGATGAACAGGGGGATCCTCACCACCGCGTACCTGAAGCCGCTCAAGAGTATCTCCGCAGAGGATATCATCGCTCTCTACGCGAAGTTCTACGCGCGCGCGCCGTTCGTGAGGGTGATGGAGAGCGGGAAACTGGTGGACACGAAAAATGTGCGCGGGCTGAACTATTGCGACATCTCAGTTGTCGTTGACAGCCGCACGGACAGAATTGTCATCCTCTCTGCGATTGACAATCTCGTGAAGGGGGCCGCGGGGCAGGCAGTCCAGAACATGAATCTCATCTGCGGTTTCCCGGAAACCATGGGCCTTGTGTAA
- the rpsI gene encoding 30S ribosomal protein S9 yields MGAQEAGLRATGRRKTAVATVVLAPGTGLFRVNDKPLDQYFRTEELRVVISEPLVLTGSQGKYDISAKVTGGGLVGQAGAMRHGLARAISRMDEGMRQTLKQAGLLTRDQRMKERKKYGRAGARKRFQFSKR; encoded by the coding sequence ATGGGTGCTCAAGAAGCCGGCCTGAGAGCCACGGGGAGACGGAAAACGGCGGTTGCCACTGTGGTCCTCGCGCCGGGCACCGGGCTTTTCAGGGTAAATGACAAACCCCTGGATCAGTATTTTCGGACAGAGGAGCTGCGGGTGGTCATTTCCGAGCCCCTCGTACTGACGGGGAGTCAGGGGAAGTATGATATCTCCGCGAAGGTGACAGGCGGCGGCCTTGTGGGGCAGGCGGGGGCGATGAGGCATGGTCTGGCCCGCGCGATTTCCCGGATGGATGAGGGGATGAGGCAAACCTTGAAACAGGCGGGCCTGCTCACCCGGGACCAGCGCATGAAGGAGAGGAAAAAATACGGCAGGGCTGGAGCACGAAAGAGATTCCAATTCTCAAAGAGATAG
- the rplM gene encoding 50S ribosomal protein L13: MKTFMAKKGQIEQKWYLIDAEGKILGRMATRIADILRGKEKAIFTPHVDTGDFVIVINAEKVKLTGKKEEQKIYTRYTGYPGGLRVEPLKRMRARIPERIVEYAVAGMIPKSRLGRTMLKKLKIYAGPVHPHAAQNPVAVKL, translated from the coding sequence GTGAAAACATTTATGGCGAAGAAGGGCCAGATAGAGCAGAAGTGGTACCTCATTGACGCCGAGGGCAAAATCCTGGGCCGCATGGCCACCAGAATCGCTGATATCTTGAGAGGGAAGGAGAAAGCGATCTTTACGCCGCACGTGGATACGGGCGATTTCGTCATTGTGATCAATGCTGAAAAGGTGAAGCTCACCGGCAAGAAAGAGGAGCAAAAGATCTACACACGGTATACCGGCTATCCTGGCGGGTTGAGGGTTGAACCGTTGAAGCGGATGCGCGCGCGCATTCCGGAGCGCATCGTTGAGTATGCCGTGGCGGGCATGATACCGAAAAGCCGCCTCGGGAGGACGATGCTCAAGAAGCTCAAGATATACGCGGGCCCCGTTCACCCGCACGCGGCCCAGAATCCGGTGGCGGTTAAGCTGTGA
- a CDS encoding carcinine hydrolase/isopenicillin-N N-acyltransferase family protein — protein MDRRILSVMLYALLFLLAHVTYLTACTLWGATGARTKDGGTLIAKNRDKEPSQHGELRVVARKGHCFLGLYYTDADERRSIAGGINDRGLCILGASAGSVPREERNKGGQGLSEHILISFNSVDAVLKNQNIFAGTHPVFYIIGDRSKIATVEVAPGGKFRVRSTDNGILCHTNHYLDEKFLRANDKIGKSSLARLKRIQELMTTHASPLTFEDFKTFSQNRHDGPDRSIWRTGGTHEKERTLATWIASIPKNGSPTIYVKLANTDEPERIYNLKLDSSFWATHTRSDPLHSNLPAGKTR, from the coding sequence ATGGATAGAAGAATCCTGTCTGTAATGCTTTATGCCCTTCTCTTCCTCCTCGCTCATGTAACCTATCTTACAGCCTGCACGCTCTGGGGTGCGACAGGGGCAAGAACCAAAGATGGCGGAACTCTCATCGCCAAAAACAGGGACAAGGAGCCGAGTCAGCATGGCGAACTGCGCGTCGTCGCCCGCAAGGGGCACTGCTTCCTCGGCCTCTACTACACTGATGCAGACGAGCGGCGCAGCATCGCGGGAGGGATCAATGACAGGGGACTCTGCATACTCGGCGCGAGCGCCGGGAGCGTGCCTCGCGAGGAAAGGAATAAAGGCGGACAGGGACTCAGCGAGCATATCCTCATATCTTTTAACAGCGTGGATGCCGTGCTCAAAAACCAAAATATATTCGCCGGCACCCATCCCGTTTTTTACATAATCGGGGATAGATCCAAAATCGCAACTGTAGAAGTAGCTCCCGGGGGTAAGTTTCGGGTAAGAAGTACTGATAACGGAATCCTGTGCCACACAAACCATTACCTTGACGAAAAATTCCTGCGGGCCAACGATAAAATCGGCAAGAGCAGCCTCGCCCGGCTGAAGCGCATCCAGGAACTCATGACGACTCACGCATCCCCGCTCACATTTGAGGATTTCAAAACGTTCAGCCAAAACAGGCACGACGGCCCGGATCGCAGCATCTGGAGAACGGGCGGCACACATGAGAAGGAACGGACGCTCGCGACATGGATCGCGTCAATCCCCAAGAACGGCTCCCCCACCATCTACGTCAAACTCGCAAATACCGACGAACCGGAACGGATTTACAACCTGAAGCTCGACTCCTCCTTCTGGGCTACACACACCAGGTCGGATCCTCTGCATAGTAACCTACCGGCCGGGAAAACACGGTGA
- a CDS encoding transposase, whose translation MPRAYRYFLPGYVYHITHRCHNCAFLLRFAKDRDAYQEWLRKGALRYRVSIFGYCITCNHVHLILFQHNDGDLSKFMQLIEGRTAQQYNLRKGRKGAFWQDRYHCTIIDSGLHLWNCLQYVDLNMVRAGRVKNPEQWKWCGYGEFIGLRKRYRLLDMETILDKMGYDDLERTRKHYKEEMERRLSSGVFERDPLWTESLAVGEKLFVDSLQKQFPRVRLYINEEKTADGKNEWSIREAPTAYSHFWGVKSAPKAIKKA comes from the coding sequence ATGCCACGCGCCTACAGATATTTCCTGCCAGGGTATGTGTACCACATCACCCACCGGTGTCATAACTGCGCTTTTCTTCTCCGTTTCGCAAAAGATCGTGACGCATACCAAGAGTGGCTTCGAAAGGGTGCCTTGAGATATAGGGTTTCTATATTTGGTTACTGTATAACCTGCAACCATGTTCATTTAATTCTGTTCCAACATAATGATGGCGATTTAAGTAAATTCATGCAACTCATTGAAGGTCGCACGGCGCAGCAATATAATCTAAGAAAAGGGAGAAAAGGGGCATTCTGGCAAGACCGGTACCACTGTACAATTATAGACAGCGGTCTTCATTTGTGGAACTGCCTGCAATATGTAGATCTCAATATGGTGCGCGCAGGTAGAGTAAAGAATCCAGAACAATGGAAATGGTGCGGCTATGGCGAGTTTATAGGCTTGCGGAAAAGATATCGACTCCTGGATATGGAAACGATTCTTGATAAAATGGGTTATGATGATCTGGAAAGAACAAGAAAGCACTACAAAGAAGAAATGGAAAGACGCTTATCTTCAGGAGTATTCGAGCGCGATCCATTATGGACCGAAAGCCTCGCGGTAGGTGAGAAGTTATTCGTAGACTCATTGCAAAAACAATTTCCCCGCGTTAGGCTCTACATAAATGAAGAAAAAACCGCAGATGGCAAAAACGAATGGAGTATCAGGGAAGCACCGACAGCTTACAGTCACTTTTGGGGGGTAAAAAGCGCTCCTAAGGCCATAAAAAAGGCATAA
- the coaBC gene encoding bifunctional phosphopantothenoylcysteine decarboxylase/phosphopantothenate--cysteine ligase CoaBC, translating into MKKKSASPVNGKKILLGVTGCIAAYKSCDLVSSLTQGGAEVRVVMTREACEFVTPLALRTLSRGPVFTEMFDSPREFDPVHVSLAEWADIAVIAPATANVIGKIACGVADDLLTCAVMATKAPVLIAPAMNTAMYENKIVQENIKKLKKRGYRFVGPDSGYLACGGEGIGRLASTDEIIAAIERLV; encoded by the coding sequence ATGAAAAAGAAATCTGCCTCACCGGTGAATGGCAAGAAGATTTTGCTCGGTGTTACCGGCTGTATCGCGGCGTACAAGTCATGCGACCTGGTGAGCAGTCTCACGCAGGGGGGGGCCGAAGTGCGCGTGGTCATGACGCGGGAGGCGTGCGAGTTTGTCACGCCCCTCGCGCTGAGGACCCTCTCGCGGGGGCCGGTGTTCACGGAGATGTTCGACTCGCCCCGGGAATTTGATCCGGTGCATGTGAGCCTCGCTGAATGGGCGGATATTGCGGTGATCGCTCCCGCGACGGCCAACGTGATCGGGAAGATCGCCTGCGGTGTCGCGGACGACCTCCTCACCTGCGCCGTGATGGCCACAAAGGCCCCTGTCCTCATCGCTCCTGCGATGAACACGGCCATGTACGAGAACAAGATCGTGCAGGAAAATATCAAGAAATTGAAGAAACGGGGCTATCGCTTCGTGGGGCCCGACAGTGGGTATCTCGCCTGCGGCGGCGAGGGGATCGGCCGCCTCGCCTCCACCGATGAGATCATCGCGGCGATTGAGAGGCTTGTCTGA
- the gmk gene encoding guanylate kinase gives MRKGILFVLTAPSGAGKTTLLNMIMKSAPQLEYSVSVTTRHPRKGEVDGTSYWFTTRAEFEKLLAEGEFLEHAVVYDNYYGTRRSVIERALSAGKDIILDIDARGALQIMEKKYPAVYVYIMAPSMKELEKRLRGRKTDSEEVIRKRLSLAREEMGYAGRYDYVVVNDDLQAAFEGLKAIILVEQLRVARNVEEIEKITRG, from the coding sequence ATGCGTAAAGGCATCCTGTTCGTTCTTACTGCTCCTTCGGGCGCTGGGAAGACCACCTTGCTGAACATGATTATGAAATCGGCGCCGCAGCTGGAGTATTCTGTGTCGGTCACCACGCGGCATCCCAGGAAGGGCGAGGTGGACGGCACATCATACTGGTTCACCACGCGCGCCGAGTTCGAAAAGCTGCTCGCCGAGGGGGAATTTCTCGAGCACGCAGTCGTCTACGATAATTACTACGGCACGCGGCGGAGCGTCATCGAGAGAGCGCTCTCCGCGGGCAAGGATATCATCCTCGACATCGATGCGAGGGGCGCGCTCCAGATAATGGAGAAGAAATACCCGGCGGTGTATGTGTACATCATGGCCCCCTCCATGAAGGAACTCGAGAAAAGGCTGCGGGGGAGAAAGACCGATTCCGAGGAGGTCATCCGGAAGCGCCTCTCCCTGGCGCGCGAGGAGATGGGGTATGCGGGGCGCTACGACTACGTGGTGGTGAACGACGACCTCCAGGCCGCGTTCGAGGGACTGAAGGCGATTATCCTCGTGGAGCAGCTGCGCGTGGCGAGGAATGTGGAAGAAATAGAGAAAATTACCAGAGGATAG
- a CDS encoding YicC family protein, with the protein MDAICWKRRYHEMKSMTGFGEGEAGGAYGHCTVQIQSVNSRYFKLTVNLPREIASLEPAVRRYLQGRVGRGQVTAYVLFTPAEGGLERVAIDRKACKELAGQLKKVGSWLGLEGGLDLATLVRTGAIVKSEMANFSKGPVWGLVRKGFEAACDDLEKNQAMEGRMITRDFIARWRRVESFLGRIDGARPQSSRRYEEKIRKKVRTILEGAHYDEGRLLAEVSIFADRVDITEEIVRLRSHLKHFRRLLSAGGEVGKKLDFTMQEILREVNTAANKANDALISRLAIEIKAEMEKIREQLQNVQ; encoded by the coding sequence ATGGATGCAATCTGTTGGAAACGGAGGTACCATGAGATGAAGAGCATGACCGGATTCGGTGAGGGTGAGGCCGGGGGGGCGTACGGCCATTGTACGGTGCAGATACAGAGCGTGAACAGCAGGTATTTCAAGTTGACCGTGAACCTGCCGAGAGAGATCGCCTCGCTTGAACCGGCGGTGAGGAGGTACCTCCAGGGGAGAGTCGGGCGCGGCCAGGTCACCGCCTATGTCCTCTTCACGCCGGCTGAGGGCGGCCTGGAGCGCGTGGCGATTGACAGGAAGGCGTGCAAGGAGCTCGCGGGGCAGCTGAAAAAGGTCGGATCGTGGCTCGGCCTCGAGGGCGGGCTTGATCTGGCGACGCTCGTCCGCACCGGTGCCATTGTAAAAAGTGAAATGGCGAATTTCTCAAAGGGGCCGGTCTGGGGCCTGGTGCGGAAGGGATTCGAGGCGGCGTGCGATGACCTCGAAAAGAACCAGGCCATGGAAGGCCGTATGATCACTCGGGATTTCATCGCGCGGTGGAGGAGAGTGGAATCGTTCCTCGGGCGAATTGACGGGGCGAGGCCGCAGAGCTCGCGTCGCTATGAGGAGAAGATCCGCAAGAAGGTGCGCACGATACTCGAGGGGGCCCACTATGATGAGGGTCGTCTGCTCGCGGAGGTCAGCATTTTCGCTGACCGGGTCGACATCACGGAGGAGATCGTCCGGCTCAGGAGCCATCTGAAGCATTTCCGCCGGCTCCTTTCCGCCGGGGGGGAGGTGGGGAAGAAACTGGATTTCACCATGCAGGAAATCCTCCGCGAGGTGAACACCGCTGCCAACAAGGCCAACGACGCCCTCATCTCCCGCCTCGCCATCGAGATAAAGGCCGAGATGGAGAAGATCAGGGAGCAGCTGCAGAACGTGCAGTGA
- a CDS encoding mannose-6-phosphate isomerase has product MNLYPLKFAPIYKEKIWGGHRLMSVYGRALPEGSRIGESWEISDHGEDVSRVESGAWAGRSLRELIDEKPLEILGGALATRRPDRFPLLVKLIDSSAHLSVQVHPPDDYAAEHEGGEWGKTELWYVVQADEGAELICGFREAADRESFARALEEGALMGLLGRLASRAGDAVFVPAGRVHSIGAGNLILEIEENSDLTYRLYDWDRAAAKGGGRPLHRERAVEVIDFADHADPRISKTWEEGEGFRRAHLVRCRYFRTVQLEISGRWGSTRAGDRFSIISVVGGSGVLEYGDSVGRLELGGGDTLLLPAALGSYRVHAGTHGCNLLETEVP; this is encoded by the coding sequence ATGAATCTCTACCCATTGAAATTCGCGCCGATCTACAAGGAAAAGATATGGGGCGGCCATCGGCTGATGAGCGTCTACGGACGGGCGCTGCCCGAGGGAAGCCGGATCGGCGAGTCATGGGAGATTTCGGATCACGGGGAGGATGTGAGCCGCGTTGAGTCGGGGGCCTGGGCGGGGCGATCTCTCCGGGAGTTGATTGACGAGAAACCCCTGGAGATTCTCGGCGGAGCCCTCGCAACCCGCCGCCCGGACAGGTTCCCACTCCTGGTCAAGCTGATTGACTCCTCGGCGCACCTCTCGGTACAGGTTCATCCCCCGGACGACTACGCGGCTGAACACGAGGGAGGGGAGTGGGGCAAAACAGAGCTGTGGTACGTCGTGCAGGCGGATGAGGGGGCTGAGCTGATCTGCGGTTTTCGCGAGGCCGCCGACAGGGAATCATTCGCGCGGGCACTTGAAGAGGGGGCGCTCATGGGTTTGCTCGGGCGCCTGGCCTCGAGGGCGGGCGATGCCGTCTTTGTCCCTGCGGGGCGCGTCCACAGCATTGGTGCGGGTAATCTGATCCTTGAGATCGAGGAGAACTCGGATCTCACCTACCGGCTGTACGACTGGGATCGGGCGGCGGCAAAGGGGGGCGGACGCCCGCTTCACAGGGAGAGGGCGGTGGAAGTGATAGATTTCGCGGACCACGCGGATCCTCGGATCTCAAAGACATGGGAAGAAGGAGAGGGTTTCCGCCGGGCGCATCTTGTGAGGTGCCGCTATTTCAGAACGGTTCAACTTGAGATCAGCGGCCGCTGGGGTTCGACGCGCGCGGGGGACCGGTTCAGCATTATTTCCGTTGTGGGAGGGAGCGGCGTTCTTGAGTATGGCGATTCTGTCGGGCGGCTCGAGCTGGGCGGGGGCGATACTCTCCTGCTTCCGGCCGCGCTCGGGAGCTACAGGGTGCACGCGGGGACGCATGGATGCAATCTGTTGGAAACGGAGGTACCATGA
- a CDS encoding RluA family pseudouridine synthase, with protein MGGRATKKKGGEVQPGIHAQEGKYLVDEGRDGARLDKFLVDRLEGRSRAEIQRLIEGAHIRLNGRGVKPHHRVRRGDEVEVSFPPPVESSILAEEIPLHVLYDDADLLVVNKPAGMIVHPAGRILSGTLVNALLARCGDLSGIGGELKPGIVHRLDKGTSGCIIVAKNDEAHQSLSNQFARRAVRKEYLALLHGSLPGERGTVEGLIGRHPVERKRMAVCRDRGRSAVTRFEVIERIGGFTLAKIFLQTGRTHQIRVHMAHLGHPVVGDAVYGRRRSRVIGEMGIERPMLHAWRIGFTHPRTGVAVHVEAPLPEDIERVLNCLRAEKQT; from the coding sequence ATGGGCGGGAGAGCAACAAAGAAAAAGGGGGGCGAGGTGCAGCCCGGCATCCACGCACAGGAAGGGAAATACCTAGTCGACGAGGGGCGCGACGGCGCACGCCTGGATAAGTTCCTCGTCGATCGATTGGAGGGGCGTTCTCGCGCCGAGATTCAGCGTCTGATCGAAGGCGCCCATATCCGGCTGAACGGCAGGGGCGTCAAGCCCCACCACAGGGTCCGGCGGGGCGACGAGGTGGAGGTTTCATTTCCGCCGCCCGTCGAATCCAGTATACTCGCGGAGGAGATTCCCCTCCATGTGCTCTACGACGATGCCGACCTCCTCGTGGTCAACAAGCCCGCGGGGATGATTGTCCATCCCGCGGGGCGCATCTTGAGCGGGACGCTGGTCAACGCGCTCCTCGCGCGATGTGGAGACCTGTCGGGGATCGGTGGTGAGCTCAAGCCGGGGATCGTTCACCGTTTGGACAAGGGGACGAGCGGCTGCATCATCGTCGCGAAGAACGACGAGGCCCACCAGTCCCTCTCAAACCAGTTCGCGCGCAGAGCGGTGCGCAAGGAGTACCTGGCGCTGCTGCACGGCAGCCTGCCCGGGGAGCGGGGGACGGTGGAGGGGCTCATCGGGAGACATCCCGTTGAGCGGAAGAGGATGGCCGTTTGCCGCGACAGGGGGCGATCTGCCGTGACGCGCTTCGAGGTTATCGAGCGCATCGGCGGTTTCACGCTCGCAAAAATCTTTCTGCAGACCGGACGGACACACCAGATCAGGGTGCATATGGCGCACCTCGGTCACCCCGTTGTGGGAGACGCCGTGTACGGCAGGAGGAGGTCGCGGGTGATCGGGGAAATGGGTATCGAGCGCCCGATGCTGCATGCCTGGAGGATCGGTTTCACGCACCCGCGCACGGGTGTGGCCGTTCACGTGGAAGCCCCCCTGCCGGAGGATATCGAGCGCGTGCTCAACTGTCTACGCGCTGAAAAACAGACATGA
- the lgt gene encoding prolipoprotein diacylglyceryl transferase: MHPILVEFGPLTIYSYGVCIALAFLVAIATAAARAMRYGWRAQTVYDTCLYAMLASLVGSRLLYVLENPREFAYAPWEALMVWKGGLSYFGGVIAAVIAGAVYLRIQRLSVAEGFDLLIPSVALGHAIGRIGCFFNGCCFGRVCAPPLAVVFPAGSLACSYQLYELGILAPGSAYSLPVYPTQLYEALLELGIFVALSLFLPRKKFNGQVFLLYFVLYGAGRFLLEFLRADNPAVAFLGRTAMNVPQLMSLAALVVSAAVLVWAGEQQRKRGARCSPASTHRKGNT; this comes from the coding sequence ATGCATCCGATACTTGTTGAATTCGGGCCGTTGACAATATATTCCTATGGCGTGTGCATCGCGCTGGCGTTCCTGGTGGCAATCGCGACCGCCGCCGCGAGGGCCATGAGATACGGCTGGCGGGCGCAGACCGTGTACGATACTTGCCTCTACGCCATGCTCGCCTCGCTCGTCGGTTCGCGCCTCCTCTACGTCCTTGAGAATCCGCGTGAGTTTGCATACGCCCCCTGGGAAGCGCTCATGGTCTGGAAGGGAGGGCTCTCGTACTTCGGCGGCGTCATTGCAGCAGTCATCGCGGGTGCGGTCTATCTGAGAATACAACGGCTCAGTGTCGCCGAGGGATTTGATCTGCTCATCCCGTCAGTAGCGCTCGGACACGCCATAGGAAGGATCGGCTGTTTTTTCAACGGCTGCTGCTTCGGCAGGGTGTGCGCACCGCCATTGGCGGTGGTATTCCCTGCGGGGAGCCTCGCCTGCTCGTATCAGCTCTACGAGCTGGGCATCTTAGCGCCGGGCAGCGCGTACAGCCTCCCGGTGTATCCCACACAGCTCTATGAGGCGCTCCTTGAGCTCGGCATCTTTGTCGCCCTCTCGCTCTTTCTGCCCAGGAAGAAATTTAACGGGCAGGTCTTTCTCCTCTACTTCGTGCTGTACGGCGCGGGGAGATTCCTCCTGGAATTCCTCCGCGCGGATAATCCAGCCGTGGCGTTCTTGGGAAGAACGGCGATGAACGTTCCGCAACTGATGAGCCTGGCGGCGTTGGTTGTCTCGGCTGCCGTGCTTGTATGGGCGGGAGAGCAACAAAGAAAAAGGGGGGCGAGGTGCAGCCCGGCATCCACGCACAGGAAGGGAAATACCTAG
- the lspA gene encoding signal peptidase II has protein sequence MATFLTAAVVCISDQLSKLWIRNTILEAETVVVLQNCFNITHIRNRGGAFGIFPHQQYLFVLLSLATIAAIAYFYWGYAPKRHTCRIAVGLVLGGALGNLLDRMVFDTGGCVTDWLDLYWGTYHWPAFNIADMAISVGVCMLLYILIVRAEAGSAGGE, from the coding sequence ATGGCAACCTTCCTAACTGCCGCGGTCGTGTGTATCTCTGACCAGCTGAGCAAGTTATGGATCAGGAATACCATCCTGGAAGCGGAGACGGTGGTGGTGCTCCAGAATTGTTTCAACATCACGCACATCAGAAACAGGGGCGGTGCGTTTGGCATCTTCCCCCACCAGCAGTACCTCTTCGTCCTCCTCTCGCTTGCCACTATCGCCGCGATCGCCTATTTCTACTGGGGCTACGCCCCGAAGCGGCATACCTGCAGGATCGCCGTGGGTCTGGTGCTCGGCGGCGCGCTGGGCAACCTGCTGGACCGCATGGTGTTTGACACGGGGGGCTGTGTCACCGACTGGCTCGACCTCTACTGGGGGACTTATCATTGGCCGGCGTTCAACATCGCGGACATGGCGATCAGCGTGGGCGTGTGCATGCTCCTCTACATTCTGATTGTGAGGGCGGAGGCGGGATCAGCAGGAGGGGAGTGA